The DNA sequence GCCTGTTCGTGGTGCAATTCTGGAAAGACAAAGGATTGGACATGACCGGATTTTTCATGAACGATGGCAGCGGATTATCCCGATTCAACGCGATTACGGCTAACCAGATGGTCGATATCCTGAACTATATGAAAACCAAAAGTTTGTATTCAACCGACTTTTATAAATCGCTGCCAACCGCCGGAAACGGGACGTTGACAGCTTTCAGCACTGAAAACTTTCCACAGGACTGTTTGCATGCTAAAAGCGGCTCGATGACCCGTGTTCGTTGCTATGCCGGTTACCTGACTACCGAAAGTGGCCGGCAACTTTCGTTTGCTGTAATGCTGAATAATTTCTCGTTCAGTCAGAAAGAAGCTTCAAAAAAAATAGAGGAATTGCTGGTTGAATTGAGAAAATTATAGATAATCAATGAATTCAGTAAGAAAATAAAAAAATATTTTTTAGATGTACCAGAATCCAGTACATTTGCAATGTTAAAATTTGAAATCATGATTGAACTATCAGTGAATAAATTTAGGGCAAACCTGAAAGACTTTGTAGATAAAGCGATTGAGGAGCATCAGGCAATCAGGATAAACCGCCGTTCAGGAAAGGATTTTATTGTTATCAGTGCTGAAGACTGGGAACGTGAACAAGAAACGATGTATGTTCTGAGGAACAATTCATTGATGAATCAGGTTGCTGAATCACAGGCGACTTATGAAAAGAACAGCGGATTTAAACCATCTCAGGAAGAACTAGATGCGATCAATCGTATTTGAAGGGAATACGTGGGCGGTTTATGAA is a window from the Aquipluma nitroreducens genome containing:
- a CDS encoding type II toxin-antitoxin system Phd/YefM family antitoxin gives rise to the protein MIELSVNKFRANLKDFVDKAIEEHQAIRINRRSGKDFIVISAEDWEREQETMYVLRNNSLMNQVAESQATYEKNSGFKPSQEELDAINRI